The following coding sequences lie in one Microbacterium sp. XT11 genomic window:
- a CDS encoding LysR family transcriptional regulator, translating to MDDVEIRELRYFVTVAEELHFGRAAERLHIAQPALSKAVQRLEMRLGIRLFARTSRTVALTPAGEALLQHGRHAISAMRMAVQAARQAGGAEPLRLAMKPGGDAGLLSDLLGEYATHPGATEVDILFHSGAQRAELVRSGQADAALLYTPFEAAEGLRTVVLHVEDRVAVLRSDHRLATRASLTTSDLDGEASPRWEGAGDGAEGPAIATVAELVPLVRLGRVVAVLPRSLVGLPPEGIACVPVSDAGRSSIVIGCRRNDTRESVAALMRAAEAMSAPASSRRARRSA from the coding sequence ATGGATGACGTGGAGATCCGGGAGTTGCGGTACTTCGTCACGGTGGCAGAAGAGCTGCATTTCGGCCGCGCGGCTGAAAGGTTGCACATCGCTCAGCCGGCGCTGTCCAAGGCCGTTCAGCGCCTCGAGATGCGCCTCGGGATCCGACTGTTCGCGAGAACGAGCCGGACGGTGGCGCTCACCCCCGCAGGCGAGGCTCTGCTCCAGCACGGCAGGCACGCGATCAGCGCGATGCGCATGGCCGTGCAGGCCGCTCGTCAGGCAGGGGGCGCCGAACCTCTCCGGCTGGCGATGAAGCCGGGCGGGGACGCGGGGTTGCTCTCGGACTTGCTGGGTGAGTACGCGACCCATCCTGGCGCCACAGAGGTCGACATCCTGTTCCATTCGGGTGCCCAGCGGGCGGAGCTCGTGCGATCGGGGCAAGCCGACGCGGCGCTGCTGTACACGCCGTTCGAAGCTGCGGAGGGGCTGAGGACCGTGGTTCTGCACGTGGAAGACCGTGTCGCCGTGCTCCGCTCGGACCATCGTCTCGCCACACGCGCCAGTCTCACCACCAGCGACCTCGACGGTGAGGCGTCCCCGCGGTGGGAGGGGGCGGGCGACGGCGCCGAGGGACCCGCGATCGCGACCGTCGCCGAGCTGGTCCCCTTGGTCCGGCTCGGCCGGGTCGTCGCGGTGCTCCCGCGGTCACTCGTCGGGCTGCCACCGGAGGGGATCGCATGTGTGCCGGTCAGCGATGCCGGGCGCAGTTCGATCGTCATCGGGTGCAGGCGAAACGACACGAGGGAGTCCGTCGCAGCCCTCATGCGCGCAGCAGAGGCGATGTCCGCACCCGCGTCATCGCGTCGTGCACGGCGATCTGCTTAG
- a CDS encoding SDR family oxidoreductase encodes MSRVIVFGAHGRVALQLIPLLAARGDSVTGVIRNPAHAADVEAAGAHAVVADVETLDVTGITEQIRGHDAVVWSAGAGGGDPRRTYAVDRDAAIRSMDAAVDAGVRRYIMVSWLGSTQDHGVPHGSSFFPYADAKWAADEHLRGVPLDGTVLGPGTLTSDAPTGRIQLDPPGRGEVSRGDVAAVIAEALVAPSTIGRTIRFGNGTPGESVPIVEALNA; translated from the coding sequence ATGTCCCGTGTCATCGTCTTCGGCGCCCACGGTCGCGTCGCTCTCCAGCTGATCCCGCTCCTCGCCGCCCGGGGCGATTCCGTCACCGGCGTGATCCGGAACCCTGCGCATGCCGCCGATGTCGAAGCGGCCGGCGCGCACGCCGTGGTGGCCGATGTGGAGACGCTCGACGTGACCGGCATCACGGAGCAGATCCGCGGCCACGACGCCGTCGTCTGGTCTGCCGGAGCGGGAGGCGGAGATCCGAGGCGCACGTACGCCGTCGATCGCGATGCAGCGATCCGGTCGATGGACGCGGCCGTCGACGCAGGAGTTCGGCGCTACATCATGGTGTCGTGGCTCGGATCGACGCAAGACCACGGCGTTCCGCACGGCTCCTCCTTCTTCCCATACGCCGACGCCAAGTGGGCCGCCGACGAGCACCTCCGCGGCGTGCCCCTCGACGGCACGGTGCTCGGGCCAGGAACGCTGACCTCGGATGCACCCACCGGGCGCATCCAGCTCGACCCGCCGGGGCGCGGTGAGGTGTCGAGGGGCGACGTCGCCGCCGTGATCGCCGAGGCCCTGGTCGCACCGTCGACGATCGGACGCACGATCCGATTCGGCAACGGCACGCCGGGGGAGTCCGTGCCGATCGTTGAAGCGCTGAACGCCTGA
- a CDS encoding NAD(P)-binding domain-containing protein has translation MSILDSVVIGAGQAGLSSSYHLRRLGIDHVVLDADDEPGGAWRHRWDALTMRDVHGVAELPGDAAPPRDDRRANVAVPALFSAYERAHRLPVIRPVTVERVEDDEGILVVKAGAREWRTRTLVNATGTWTHPFLPHYPGMEIFLGEQLHTVDYPGPAHFVGKRVLVVGGGASAVQFLGALAPITDTIWVTRREPVWRTDEFTPEAGAAAVALVEQRVARGLPPESVVSVTGLMLRPQEREAERLGAYAARRPMFERIEPDGVRWADGSFERVDVILWATGFRPAISHLAPLHLRSAAGGIQLDRNGRGTTAVADPRIQLVGYGPSASTIGANRAGRSAAKGVQRMLVPQVATKS, from the coding sequence GTGAGCATCCTCGACAGCGTGGTGATCGGCGCCGGACAGGCCGGTCTTTCGTCGTCGTACCACCTGCGCCGTCTCGGCATCGACCATGTCGTGCTCGACGCGGATGACGAACCGGGAGGGGCGTGGCGCCATCGCTGGGACGCCCTCACGATGCGCGACGTGCACGGCGTGGCCGAGCTTCCCGGCGACGCGGCTCCTCCGCGTGATGATCGACGCGCAAACGTCGCGGTGCCCGCCCTGTTCAGCGCGTACGAACGGGCACACCGGCTCCCCGTCATCCGCCCCGTCACGGTCGAACGCGTCGAGGATGATGAGGGCATCCTGGTCGTGAAGGCCGGCGCGCGGGAGTGGCGCACACGGACCCTCGTCAATGCCACCGGCACATGGACGCACCCCTTCCTGCCGCACTACCCGGGCATGGAGATATTCCTCGGAGAACAGCTGCACACCGTGGACTATCCGGGCCCCGCGCACTTCGTGGGCAAGCGCGTGCTGGTGGTCGGCGGGGGTGCGTCGGCCGTGCAGTTCCTCGGCGCTCTCGCGCCGATCACCGACACGATCTGGGTGACGCGGCGAGAGCCCGTGTGGCGCACAGACGAGTTCACGCCGGAGGCGGGTGCCGCGGCCGTCGCCCTGGTCGAGCAGCGAGTCGCGCGGGGCCTGCCTCCCGAGAGCGTGGTCAGCGTGACCGGCCTCATGCTGCGACCTCAGGAGCGGGAGGCGGAGCGGCTGGGCGCGTACGCGGCACGGCGGCCGATGTTCGAGAGGATCGAGCCCGACGGGGTGCGCTGGGCAGACGGCTCCTTCGAGCGCGTCGACGTCATCCTGTGGGCCACGGGATTCCGTCCGGCGATCAGTCACCTCGCTCCGCTGCATCTGCGCAGCGCTGCCGGCGGGATCCAGCTCGACCGCAACGGTCGAGGCACGACGGCTGTGGCGGACCCGCGGATCCAGCTGGTCGGCTACGGGCCCTCCGCCAGCACCATCGGCGCCAACCGTGCCGGTCGGTCTGCCGCGAAGGGCGTACAGCGGATGCTGGTTCCGCAGGTCGCGACGAAGAGCTGA
- a CDS encoding restriction endonuclease subunit S, with amino-acid sequence MSRIDDLIAELCPEGVEFVELGKLLAYEQPTKYLVDSTAYSDSYATPVLTAGQTFVLGRTDETNGIYPASTATPVIIFDDFTTAFKWVDFPFKAKSSAMKMLTPKEAGRASLRYIYYVMQTIRYEPQDHARQWIGIYSGFQVPVPPLEVQREIVRVLDQFTQLEAELEAELEAELEARRRQYEHYRAELLADAAALGQQVELGELGRIVTGRTPKSSDSSAWGNHLDFVTPSDIKNGMKRVQSPARRLSNAGAEALSKAIVPENSLLVTCIGADMGKTVLNANACVTNQQINSLTLNPGVDADFVFHVLTSMRSKIRAQGERAGGTMPIINKSDFSKIQITLPSIEEQQRIARILNKFDALVNDLSFGLPAELAARRKQYEYYRDTLLTFEEAAA; translated from the coding sequence GTGAGCCGGATCGACGACCTGATCGCGGAACTCTGCCCGGAAGGGGTTGAGTTCGTGGAACTCGGGAAGCTGCTCGCGTATGAGCAGCCGACTAAGTACCTCGTCGACTCAACCGCATACAGCGACTCCTACGCCACGCCAGTTCTCACGGCAGGCCAGACGTTCGTCCTTGGCCGAACCGACGAAACGAACGGCATTTATCCGGCATCGACCGCAACTCCGGTGATTATCTTCGACGATTTCACGACCGCATTCAAATGGGTCGATTTTCCCTTTAAGGCCAAGTCCTCGGCCATGAAGATGCTAACGCCAAAAGAGGCGGGTCGCGCCAGTTTGCGGTACATCTATTACGTAATGCAGACGATTCGCTACGAGCCGCAAGACCACGCGCGGCAATGGATCGGTATCTATTCCGGATTTCAGGTTCCGGTGCCGCCTCTCGAGGTGCAGCGGGAGATCGTGCGAGTATTGGACCAGTTCACTCAGCTGGAAGCGGAGCTGGAAGCGGAGCTGGAAGCGGAGCTGGAAGCCCGACGCCGCCAGTACGAACACTACCGAGCAGAGCTGCTCGCTGACGCAGCAGCGCTTGGTCAGCAAGTAGAGCTAGGCGAGCTTGGTCGAATCGTGACTGGACGAACACCGAAGTCCTCCGACTCTTCCGCGTGGGGTAACCATCTCGATTTCGTCACGCCGTCTGACATCAAGAACGGTATGAAACGGGTTCAAAGCCCCGCCCGTCGACTCTCCAATGCGGGGGCAGAAGCACTTTCGAAAGCTATCGTCCCTGAAAATTCGTTGCTAGTGACCTGTATTGGTGCCGATATGGGTAAGACAGTGCTTAATGCGAATGCGTGCGTAACAAACCAACAGATCAACTCCCTTACTCTCAATCCCGGAGTCGATGCGGATTTTGTGTTCCACGTTCTTACCTCAATGCGCAGCAAGATTCGGGCGCAGGGAGAGCGGGCTGGCGGAACAATGCCGATCATTAACAAGAGCGACTTCTCAAAGATACAAATTACACTTCCATCCATTGAAGAGCAGCAGCGGATTGCCAGAATCCTTAACAAGTTCGATGCTCTTGTGAACGATCTGAGCTTTGGTCTCCCGGCCGAGCTTGCCGCGCGACGTAAGCAGTACGAGTACTACCGCGACACGCTGCTCACCTTCGAGGAGGCTGCCGCATGA
- a CDS encoding type I restriction-modification system subunit M: MAPTTKEGQRAELHKTIWRIANDLRGSVDGWDFKSYVLGMLFYRFISENLTAYINKSEREAGDPGFDYAQLGDAQAEFGRKETVEEKGFYILPSELFQNVRRRAANDANLNETLARVFKNIEGSAVGTDAEDDLKGLFDDLDVNSSKLGGTVAKRNEKLVKLLDAIGALPLGNFEDNSIDLFGDAYEYLMQMYASSAGKSGGEYYTPQEVSELLARITVVGKTQVNKVYDPAVGSGSLLLKFAKVLGKDNVRQGFYGQEINLTTYNLARINMFLHDVNYEKFNIAHGDTLIDPAHWDDEPFEAIVSNPPYSIKWDGDANPLLINDPRFAPAGVLAPKSKADLAFTMHILSWLAVNGTAAIVEFPGVLYRGGAERKIRKYLIDNNYVDAVIQLPPDLFFGTTIATCIIVLKKSKTDNAVLFIDASAEFKRVGNKNKLTEANQQHILDTFTTRESVDHVATLVSNEDIAANDYNIAVSSYVEQEDTREVIDITELNAEIARIVARQQELRTSIDEIVADLEGTK, encoded by the coding sequence ATGGCACCGACCACCAAAGAAGGACAGCGCGCCGAACTGCACAAGACCATCTGGCGCATCGCGAACGACCTCCGCGGCTCTGTCGACGGCTGGGACTTCAAGTCGTACGTGCTCGGCATGCTGTTCTACCGGTTCATCTCCGAGAACCTCACCGCCTACATCAACAAGAGCGAACGCGAAGCAGGCGACCCGGGCTTCGACTATGCCCAACTCGGCGACGCCCAGGCAGAGTTCGGACGCAAGGAGACGGTCGAGGAGAAGGGTTTCTATATCCTCCCGTCCGAGCTGTTCCAGAACGTCCGAAGGCGTGCTGCCAACGACGCCAACCTCAACGAAACTCTCGCACGGGTCTTCAAGAACATCGAAGGCTCCGCCGTCGGCACCGACGCCGAAGACGACCTCAAAGGCCTGTTCGATGACCTCGATGTCAACAGCTCGAAGCTCGGCGGCACTGTCGCCAAGCGCAACGAGAAGCTGGTGAAGCTGCTGGATGCGATTGGTGCCCTGCCGCTGGGGAACTTCGAGGACAACTCGATCGACCTGTTCGGTGACGCGTACGAGTACCTCATGCAGATGTATGCCTCCAGCGCCGGGAAGTCTGGTGGCGAGTACTACACGCCGCAGGAAGTCTCCGAGCTGCTCGCCCGTATCACCGTGGTCGGCAAGACGCAGGTCAACAAGGTCTACGACCCCGCTGTTGGTTCAGGGTCGCTGCTGCTGAAGTTCGCGAAAGTCCTCGGCAAAGACAACGTGCGACAGGGCTTCTACGGCCAGGAGATCAACCTGACCACCTACAACCTCGCCAGGATCAACATGTTCCTGCACGACGTGAACTACGAGAAGTTCAACATCGCCCACGGTGACACCCTCATCGACCCCGCCCACTGGGACGACGAACCGTTCGAGGCGATCGTCTCCAACCCGCCGTACTCGATCAAGTGGGACGGCGACGCGAACCCGCTGCTGATCAACGACCCGCGCTTCGCACCAGCTGGTGTGCTCGCACCGAAGTCGAAGGCCGACCTCGCGTTCACGATGCACATCCTGTCGTGGCTCGCCGTGAACGGCACCGCGGCGATCGTCGAGTTCCCGGGTGTGCTGTATCGCGGCGGCGCGGAACGCAAGATCCGCAAGTACCTCATCGACAACAACTATGTGGATGCCGTCATCCAGCTGCCGCCGGACTTGTTCTTCGGTACGACGATCGCGACCTGCATCATCGTGCTCAAGAAATCCAAGACCGACAACGCAGTGCTCTTCATCGACGCATCCGCCGAATTCAAACGCGTCGGCAACAAGAACAAGCTCACCGAAGCCAACCAGCAGCACATCCTCGACACCTTCACCACCCGCGAAAGCGTCGACCATGTCGCGACGCTCGTGTCGAACGAAGACATCGCCGCCAACGACTACAACATCGCCGTGTCCAGCTACGTCGAGCAAGAAGACACCCGCGAAGTCATCGACATCACCGAACTGAACGCCGAGATCGCCCGCATCGTCGCCCGCCAGCAAGAACTCCGCACCTCCATCGACGAAATCGTCGCCGACCTGGAGGGCACGAAGTGA
- a CDS encoding TetR/AcrR family transcriptional regulator yields MTERIGGRSARVRTAALGALSELLEEQSAESITTSEVARRSGVNRSTLHRRWGGMPGLLADLAIEELNAASPIPDEADDLRTELCRWAEQVIDVLNAHQPGHSPFVAALLRAVQDGRAPGDLLQGRLATLDEMLSRARRRGEPTVLSALDLVEIVLLPIYAARLLSSTPLEHALAHRLVDRFLALSAPTSRR; encoded by the coding sequence GTGACGGAGCGCATAGGCGGCCGAAGCGCGCGTGTGCGCACGGCAGCTCTCGGCGCACTCTCCGAGCTGCTCGAAGAGCAGTCAGCCGAGTCGATCACGACATCCGAGGTCGCCCGCCGCTCCGGGGTGAACCGCTCCACACTCCATCGTCGATGGGGCGGGATGCCGGGCCTGCTGGCCGACCTCGCGATCGAAGAACTCAACGCCGCCAGTCCGATCCCCGACGAGGCCGATGACCTGCGCACGGAACTCTGCCGCTGGGCGGAGCAGGTCATCGACGTGCTCAACGCGCACCAACCCGGCCACTCACCATTCGTGGCAGCACTGCTGCGTGCCGTCCAGGACGGCCGCGCGCCGGGCGACCTCCTGCAAGGCCGCCTCGCCACGCTCGACGAGATGCTGTCGCGCGCCCGACGGCGCGGTGAACCCACTGTGCTGTCGGCACTCGATCTCGTGGAGATCGTCCTGCTGCCCATCTATGCGGCCAGGCTGCTGTCCTCCACCCCGCTTGAGCACGCGCTGGCTCACCGACTCGTCGACCGGTTCCTGGCGTTGAGTGCGCCGACGTCGCGGCGATGA
- a CDS encoding MFS transporter, with amino-acid sequence MQGKSDIENSSRRWWVLGVLVLSLLVVQLDTTILGVAVQRLSQPAPDGLGLTQGELLWAINAYTLVMAGMLLTTGALADRLGRKRVLLGGLALFGIASLWCAFSASGPMLIAGRAVLGLAAALVTPTTLAIITQVFSKEDRPRAIGIWSGGVGVAVAVGPIVGGLLLDHLWWGSIFLVNVPVVAVAVAAMAVIVPESRNPRPGRFDVPGVLLSLLGLALLVNGIIEGGDTGDWANPRVWLVALGGVLILVVFVAWECRAAAPLLPLDWFRSRTFTGSIAVMTLAFFAMLGVTFTIAFYLLSLRRLSVLNTGLLLLPLALAQLTLSAWTPAVARRFGARVTGGLGMLLLTTALLLFASFGIDTPLWIPGIALFLIGTGIAFIMPSASAAIMASVPKERAGSASATSTAFRQVGGALGTAALGAVLTGVYRAQIAGHLDAVPAALRDVAASSIQATQAILESVDRQLPEASAIAAASDEAFIAGFHASSVIGAAIALLGALLAALVLTPPPRPHADDSQIGGAATQHERFRP; translated from the coding sequence ATGCAGGGCAAGAGTGATATCGAGAACTCGTCGCGACGCTGGTGGGTGCTGGGGGTGCTGGTGCTGAGTCTGCTCGTGGTGCAACTCGACACCACGATTCTGGGCGTGGCCGTGCAGCGGCTCTCACAGCCCGCACCGGATGGCCTCGGACTCACGCAGGGCGAGTTGCTGTGGGCGATCAATGCCTACACGCTGGTGATGGCGGGGATGCTGCTCACGACGGGGGCGTTGGCGGATCGGCTGGGGCGCAAGCGGGTCCTGCTGGGCGGGTTGGCGCTGTTCGGCATCGCCTCACTCTGGTGCGCGTTCTCCGCCAGCGGGCCGATGCTGATCGCGGGCCGCGCGGTGCTGGGCCTCGCGGCGGCGTTGGTGACCCCGACTACGTTGGCCATCATCACGCAGGTCTTCAGCAAGGAGGACCGTCCGCGAGCCATCGGCATCTGGTCCGGCGGTGTCGGTGTTGCCGTCGCGGTCGGGCCGATCGTCGGCGGGCTGCTGCTGGACCATCTGTGGTGGGGCTCGATCTTCCTCGTCAACGTGCCCGTGGTCGCCGTCGCCGTCGCGGCCATGGCGGTGATCGTTCCCGAGTCCCGCAACCCGAGACCTGGCCGCTTCGACGTTCCGGGCGTGCTGCTGTCGCTGCTCGGGTTGGCGCTGCTGGTGAACGGCATCATCGAGGGTGGGGACACCGGCGACTGGGCGAACCCGCGCGTCTGGCTGGTCGCGCTGGGTGGGGTGCTCATTCTCGTCGTGTTCGTGGCCTGGGAGTGTCGCGCGGCCGCACCCCTCTTGCCACTGGACTGGTTCCGGTCCCGTACGTTCACCGGATCGATCGCGGTGATGACGCTGGCGTTCTTCGCGATGCTCGGCGTCACCTTCACCATCGCGTTCTATCTGCTCAGCCTTCGCCGCCTGAGTGTGTTGAACACCGGGTTGCTCCTGCTGCCGCTGGCTCTGGCACAGCTCACGCTCTCGGCGTGGACTCCCGCGGTGGCGAGGCGATTCGGCGCGCGCGTCACCGGAGGCCTCGGGATGCTGCTGCTGACCACCGCGCTGCTGTTGTTCGCCTCATTCGGCATCGACACTCCGCTGTGGATACCAGGCATCGCGTTGTTCCTCATCGGCACCGGAATCGCGTTCATCATGCCCTCGGCCTCCGCCGCGATCATGGCATCAGTGCCGAAGGAACGCGCCGGATCGGCATCCGCGACCAGCACCGCGTTCCGGCAGGTCGGTGGAGCGCTCGGCACCGCTGCACTCGGTGCCGTGCTCACCGGCGTCTACCGCGCACAGATCGCCGGACACCTCGACGCTGTGCCTGCGGCGCTGCGCGATGTGGCCGCCTCATCCATTCAGGCCACCCAAGCCATTCTCGAAAGCGTCGACCGGCAGCTGCCCGAGGCCTCAGCGATTGCCGCGGCATCCGACGAAGCGTTCATCGCCGGATTTCACGCCTCTTCGGTCATCGGTGCCGCGATCGCTCTCCTCGGCGCTCTCCTGGCCGCACTCGTCCTCACGCCACCGCCTCGACCCCACGCCGACGATTCGCAGATCGGCGGGGCTGCGACGCAACATGAGCGATTCCGCCCGTGA
- a CDS encoding type I restriction endonuclease subunit R, translating to MSDVTPRKYDPIAVSSESTVVAEYIPDAVGAGSYQSEAELERELIRLLESQAYEYLPITSETQLVANLRAQLEALNSVTFSDAEWEQFFSERIASSNDTIVEKTVRIQEDHVQLLKRDDGSVKNILLIDKQNIHNNRLQVINQYEIGQSEGGSARSNRYDVTVLVNGLPIVHIELKRRGVDIREAFNQIDRYQRDSFWAGSGLFEYVQLFVISNGTLTKYYSNTTRRQHLSEAAGSKRVRKTSNSFEFTSWWADAQNKPIQDLSAFAKTFFAKHALLNILTKYCVLTADRMLLVMRPYQIVATERILQKIDISTNYKTLGTVAAGGYVWHTTGSGKTLTSFKAAQLASKLPSVDKVLFVVDRKDLDYQTMREYDRFEKGAANSNASTAVLKKQLEDPGARIIITTIQKLSTFIAANKGHAIYDGHVVIIFDECHRSQFGDMHTAITKAFKRYNLFGFTGTPIFAANSGSGGNPQLKTTEQAFGEKLHTYTIVDAITDKNVLPFRIDYVNTIKVGNVVDKQVSAIDTEKALLAPERISEIVKYTLEHFDQKTKRAEHDTLGERRVRGFNALFATASIDAARTYYNHFQLQQESLPSDKRLKIGLIYSYGANDAVEDGALDEEGFDTGALSMDARSFLEDAIQDYNDMFGTSFDTSADRFQNYYKDLSLRLKTREIDLVIVVNMFLTGFDATTLNTLFVDKNLRAHGLIQAYSRTNRILNSVKTYGNIVSFRDLEEETNDAIALFGNKDARGVVLLKPYGEYYNDYAEKVTELLSTFPLGQPIIGEAAQKEFIALFGAILRLQNILTSFDEFTGSAILTDRQGQDYRSVYLDLYAEFRKDKDADKEQINDDVVFEIELIKQVEINVDYILMLVQKYRDERGDGDDKEIRAEISRAVDASPTLRNKKDLIEDFVDSLSVDGEIDQEWRAFIAAKRGAELETIITDENLRPDETRVFVETAFRDGQIRTSGTAITKVLPPVSRFSADGGHGEKKQRVIQKLGAFFERFFGLSAGGESADGLS from the coding sequence ATGAGTGATGTGACTCCTCGTAAGTATGATCCGATCGCCGTGTCGTCTGAGAGCACGGTTGTTGCCGAGTACATCCCTGACGCGGTGGGTGCTGGTTCGTATCAGTCGGAGGCGGAGCTTGAGCGTGAGCTGATCCGGCTGCTTGAGTCGCAGGCGTACGAGTATCTGCCGATCACGTCGGAAACGCAGCTGGTGGCGAACCTGCGTGCTCAGCTTGAGGCGTTGAACTCGGTGACGTTCTCCGACGCTGAGTGGGAGCAGTTCTTTTCGGAGCGGATCGCTAGCAGCAACGACACCATCGTCGAGAAGACAGTACGGATCCAGGAGGATCACGTTCAGCTGTTGAAGCGTGACGACGGTTCGGTGAAGAACATCCTGCTGATCGATAAGCAGAACATTCACAACAATCGTCTGCAGGTGATCAACCAGTATGAGATCGGCCAGAGCGAAGGTGGCTCTGCTCGTTCGAACCGGTACGACGTGACGGTGCTGGTGAACGGCCTGCCGATTGTACACATCGAGCTGAAGCGTCGCGGCGTGGATATCCGTGAGGCGTTCAACCAGATCGACCGGTACCAGCGCGACAGCTTCTGGGCAGGCTCCGGGCTCTTCGAGTATGTGCAGTTGTTCGTGATCAGCAACGGCACGCTGACGAAGTACTATTCCAACACCACACGTCGCCAGCACTTGAGTGAGGCAGCCGGTTCGAAGCGGGTGCGGAAGACGTCGAATAGTTTCGAGTTCACGTCGTGGTGGGCGGATGCGCAGAACAAGCCGATCCAGGATCTGTCTGCGTTTGCGAAGACGTTCTTCGCCAAGCACGCGCTGCTGAACATCCTGACGAAGTACTGCGTGCTGACGGCTGATCGGATGCTGTTGGTGATGCGCCCGTACCAGATCGTGGCGACGGAGCGAATTCTGCAGAAGATCGACATCTCCACGAACTACAAGACCCTCGGCACCGTCGCCGCGGGCGGCTACGTGTGGCACACCACCGGCTCCGGTAAGACCCTGACATCGTTCAAGGCTGCGCAGCTCGCGTCGAAGCTGCCGAGCGTCGACAAGGTGCTGTTCGTCGTGGACCGCAAGGACCTCGACTATCAGACGATGCGCGAGTACGACCGTTTCGAGAAGGGGGCGGCGAACTCGAACGCCTCGACCGCGGTGCTGAAGAAACAACTTGAGGATCCGGGTGCGCGGATCATCATCACGACGATCCAGAAGCTCTCGACGTTCATCGCCGCGAACAAGGGGCATGCGATCTACGACGGGCACGTGGTGATCATCTTCGACGAGTGCCACCGGTCGCAGTTCGGTGACATGCATACTGCGATCACCAAGGCCTTCAAGCGGTACAACCTGTTCGGTTTCACAGGCACGCCTATCTTCGCGGCGAACTCTGGCAGTGGCGGGAACCCGCAGCTGAAGACCACCGAGCAGGCGTTCGGCGAGAAGCTGCACACCTACACGATCGTCGATGCGATCACTGACAAGAACGTGCTGCCCTTCCGGATCGACTACGTCAACACCATCAAGGTTGGCAATGTCGTCGACAAGCAGGTCTCGGCGATTGACACCGAGAAGGCGCTGCTGGCACCGGAGCGAATCAGCGAGATCGTGAAGTACACGCTGGAGCACTTCGATCAGAAGACCAAGCGTGCTGAGCACGACACGCTCGGGGAGCGCCGCGTGCGTGGCTTCAACGCGCTGTTCGCAACCGCGTCCATCGACGCCGCCCGAACGTACTACAACCACTTCCAACTACAGCAGGAAAGCCTGCCATCAGACAAGCGACTGAAGATCGGCCTGATCTACTCCTATGGTGCGAACGACGCCGTCGAAGATGGCGCGCTTGACGAAGAGGGCTTCGACACCGGTGCGCTGAGTATGGACGCGCGGTCGTTCCTGGAAGATGCGATCCAGGACTACAACGACATGTTTGGCACGTCGTTTGATACCTCCGCCGACCGGTTCCAGAACTACTACAAGGACCTCTCGCTCAGACTCAAGACCCGCGAGATCGACCTCGTCATCGTTGTGAACATGTTCCTCACCGGCTTCGACGCCACCACCCTGAACACCCTGTTCGTCGACAAGAACTTGCGCGCGCACGGGCTGATCCAGGCGTACTCACGCACGAACCGGATCTTGAACTCCGTCAAGACCTACGGCAACATCGTCAGCTTCCGCGACCTTGAAGAAGAGACGAACGACGCGATCGCGCTGTTCGGCAACAAGGACGCCCGCGGTGTCGTTCTCCTGAAGCCGTATGGCGAGTACTACAACGACTACGCCGAGAAGGTCACCGAACTACTCAGTACCTTCCCGCTCGGGCAGCCGATCATCGGCGAAGCCGCTCAGAAGGAGTTCATTGCGCTGTTCGGAGCGATCCTGCGCCTCCAGAACATCCTGACCTCGTTCGACGAGTTCACCGGCAGCGCCATCCTCACCGACCGGCAGGGTCAGGATTACCGCAGTGTCTACCTCGACCTGTACGCGGAGTTCCGCAAGGACAAGGACGCCGACAAGGAACAGATCAACGACGACGTCGTCTTCGAGATCGAGCTGATCAAGCAGGTCGAGATCAACGTCGACTACATCCTCATGCTCGTACAGAAGTACCGCGACGAACGCGGCGACGGCGACGATAAGGAGATCCGCGCTGAGATCTCCCGCGCCGTTGACGCCAGCCCGACCCTCCGCAACAAAAAAGACCTCATCGAGGACTTCGTTGACTCACTCTCCGTGGACGGTGAAATCGACCAGGAATGGCGCGCGTTCATCGCAGCCAAGCGCGGGGCCGAACTCGAGACGATCATCACCGACGAGAACCTTCGCCCCGACGAGACCCGCGTCTTCGTCGAGACCGCGTTCCGCGACGGACAGATCCGCACCAGCGGCACCGCAATCACAAAGGTGCTGCCACCAGTGTCGCGGTTCTCCGCTGACGGCGGCCACGGCGAGAAGAAGCAACGCGTGATCCAGAAGCTCGGCGCGTTCTTCGAAAGGTTCTTTGGGCTAAGCGCGGGGGGAGAGTCGGCTGATGGCCTCTCGTGA